The Vulcanimicrobium alpinum sequence ATCTCGTCACCGGCAAGACGGTCACCGGTTTTGCGAACGTTGAGGAAGACTATTCCGACGCGTACGTCGGCGCGACGGTGATGCCGTGGCGCATCGAAGACGCGTTACGGGCGCGCGGCGCGAACTACGTGCAGGGCGGACTCTTCAAACAGTTCGTGGTGCGCGACGGCCGCCTGATCACCGGCCAGCAGCAATACTCCGGCCGGAACGTCGCGCGCGCGATCGTCGCCGCGCTCGGAGCCTGACCGCGCGATGCGCGCGCAGGAGAGTCCCGCGGTACGGCCCTTCTCGGTGTCGATCGACGAACCGGTGCTGGCGGAGATGCGTGCGCGCCTGGCGCGCACGCGCTGGCCGGATGCGATCGACGGCGCAGGTTGGGCGTACGGCACCGACGAGACCTATTTGCGCGAACTGGTCGTCCACTGGCGCGACGGCTTCGATTGGCGCGCGCAGGAGCAACGGATCAACGGCTTCGAGCACGCGATCGTGACGGTCGACGGTCTGGCAATTCACACGATGCATGCGCGCAGCAGTGCACCCGATGCGATCCCGCTCCTGATGCTGCACGGCTGGCCGAGCACGTTCGTGCAGATGCTCGACATCGTCCCGCTGCTCACGCCGTACTTTCACGTCGTCGTCCCGTCGCTGCCGGGATTCGGTTTCTCGCCGCCGTCGCGCACGCCGGGAATGCACGTCGGACGGATCGCCGGTGCGTTCGTCATGCTCATGGCGTCGCTCGGCTACGCGCGCTTCGGGGCGCGCAGCAGCGACTTGGGTGCCGGCGTTCTGCAGCAGATGGCGCTCGACGATCCCGGCGTCCTCATCGGCCTGCACCTCTCCGGAACGAACCCGTACATCGGGTACGTCCCCGACGATCTTTCGCCTGCGGAGCAGACGTTCGTCGCCGACGCGCAGCGATGGAACCAAACCGAGATGGCCTATGCGATGATGCATTCGAGCAAGCCTCAGACCGTCGCGGTCGCGCTGAACGACTCGCCGGCCGGGTTGGCGTCGTGGATCGTGGAGAAGTTCTGGCGCTGGAGCGACGACGGCGGCGACCTCGGCTCGCGGTTCACGTTCGACCAGCTCCTGACGAACCTGACGATCTATTGGGCGACGCAGACGATCAATTCGTCGATGCGCCTCTATTACGAAACGGCGCGCGCGACGCTGGCATACGGACACGTCGACGTACCCACCGCGATGCTGATGTCCGATCGCGACTTGTTTCCGACGCCGCGTGAATGGGCTGCGCGTCAGTACAACGTGGTGCGCTGGACGAAGATCGACCGCGGCGGCCATTTCCTCGAATGGGAAGAGCCCCGCCTCGTCGCCGACGATCTCATCGCAACCTTCGCCCCGGCACGGACCGCTCCGTCACGCTGAGCACCGCGTGACTAGGCCGGGAGCGGGATGCGTTCGAGATCGGCGACGATCGTGCGGAAGTCGCTGAATGTGAGGGCTTGGTCGCCGTCGCAGCGCGCCTCGGCGGGATTCGGGTGCACTTCGAGGAGCAGACCGTGGGCGCCGACGGCTTTGGCCGCGCGGCACAGCGGGGCGATCCAGCGCCGCACGCCGACGGCGTGCGACGGATCGACGATCACCGGCAGGTGCGTGCGCTCGCGCAGCACCGGGACCGCCGAGAGGTCGAGCGTGTTGCGCGTCGCCGTCTCGAACGTGCGGATCCCGCGCTCGCAGAGGATCACGTTCGGGTTGCC is a genomic window containing:
- a CDS encoding epoxide hydrolase family protein, which gives rise to MRAQESPAVRPFSVSIDEPVLAEMRARLARTRWPDAIDGAGWAYGTDETYLRELVVHWRDGFDWRAQEQRINGFEHAIVTVDGLAIHTMHARSSAPDAIPLLMLHGWPSTFVQMLDIVPLLTPYFHVVVPSLPGFGFSPPSRTPGMHVGRIAGAFVMLMASLGYARFGARSSDLGAGVLQQMALDDPGVLIGLHLSGTNPYIGYVPDDLSPAEQTFVADAQRWNQTEMAYAMMHSSKPQTVAVALNDSPAGLASWIVEKFWRWSDDGGDLGSRFTFDQLLTNLTIYWATQTINSSMRLYYETARATLAYGHVDVPTAMLMSDRDLFPTPREWAARQYNVVRWTKIDRGGHFLEWEEPRLVADDLIATFAPARTAPSR